Proteins from one Staphylococcus saprophyticus subsp. saprophyticus ATCC 15305 = NCTC 7292 genomic window:
- a CDS encoding TetR/AcrR family transcriptional regulator yields the protein MKLEVKEQIIENAISLFSENGYEGTTLNRIASSVDIKKASLYYHYANKDEIYRSCINSCFNYFSCFIKAAHEDTQYSIENLHQFLFDFIFNIDEKYIRLYLQLSYALFQFKDEFLQHIKNIHQILDTNIANYYNSIEISVNKDEFTTMILMFLESWYLNVASFIDMEQ from the coding sequence TTGAAACTAGAGGTAAAAGAACAAATTATCGAAAATGCTATCTCCTTATTTTCTGAAAACGGCTATGAAGGAACTACACTAAACCGAATTGCGAGTAGCGTGGATATTAAAAAAGCAAGTTTATACTATCATTATGCAAACAAAGACGAAATTTATCGATCTTGTATTAATTCATGTTTTAATTATTTTAGCTGCTTTATAAAAGCAGCACATGAGGATACACAATATTCAATTGAAAACTTACATCAATTTTTATTTGATTTTATTTTCAATATTGACGAAAAATATATCCGCCTTTATTTGCAACTTTCTTATGCACTATTTCAGTTCAAAGATGAATTTTTACAACACATCAAAAATATTCACCAAATCTTAGATACTAACATTGCAAATTACTATAATAGTATTGAAATTTCAGTGAATAAAGACGAATTCACTACAATGATTCTTATGTTTTTAGAAAGTTGGTATCTTAATGTTGCTTCATTCATAGATATGGAACAATAG
- a CDS encoding acyltransferase family protein, which yields MILQTTFLYLLNHSETFAHTFHTIYPLSENTFILGWLFFFFLGGYIGANYEKTINFLHQYIFIILSLAIIAFTYFVLFTEHDFWNVTSFTYALTSYHTFMFLLLLGICIHFKTIMYGSINLISTFSFFIYLMHPLILDALYSYTSTFENATIIFVAISLLFII from the coding sequence ATTATTTTACAAACGACATTTTTATATTTATTAAACCATTCCGAGACATTTGCACACACGTTCCATACCATTTATCCGTTAAGTGAAAATACATTCATTTTAGGTTGGCTATTTTTCTTCTTTCTTGGTGGATACATCGGAGCTAACTATGAAAAAACGATAAATTTCTTACATCAATATATATTTATCATTCTATCATTAGCTATCATTGCCTTTACCTATTTCGTACTATTTACAGAACACGATTTCTGGAATGTGACTAGCTTTACTTATGCACTTACTTCGTATCATACATTTATGTTTTTACTACTTCTTGGTATATGCATCCATTTTAAGACAATAATGTATGGATCTATCAATTTAATCAGCACTTTCTCGTTTTTCATTTATTTAATGCATCCACTTATTTTAGACGCTTTATATAGTTACACCTCCACTTTTGAAAATGCTACCATTATTTTTGTAGCAATTTCATTGCTCTTTATCATATGA
- a CDS encoding transglycosylase family protein yields the protein MKKTVVASTLAVGLGVTGFAAGNSADASEQGVDKAQLAQQAQSNPESLNAAPVQDGAYDINFNYNNTDYSFQSDGQYWTWSYGQGSTNAPAQETAEQPQLVEQPQQTEQASTEQPAQEAAPQTEETQQPQQEATTQTTSSSNESTSNESSSSEASEGSSVNVNSHLQAIAQRESGGDLKAVNPSSGAAGKYQFLQSTWDSVAPSEYQGVSPTEAPEAVQDAAAVKLYNTAGASQWVTA from the coding sequence ATGAAAAAAACAGTAGTAGCATCAACATTAGCAGTTGGACTTGGCGTAACAGGATTCGCAGCAGGAAATTCAGCAGACGCTTCAGAACAAGGCGTTGACAAAGCACAATTAGCACAACAAGCTCAAAGTAATCCAGAATCATTAAATGCAGCACCAGTTCAAGACGGTGCTTACGACATTAACTTTAACTATAATAATACTGACTATAGTTTCCAATCAGATGGTCAATATTGGACTTGGAGCTATGGACAAGGTTCAACTAATGCACCAGCACAAGAAACTGCTGAGCAACCACAACTAGTTGAACAACCACAACAAACTGAGCAAGCTTCAACTGAACAACCAGCACAAGAAGCTGCACCACAAACTGAAGAAACACAACAACCACAACAAGAAGCAACTACACAAACTACTTCAAGCTCAAATGAATCAACTTCAAATGAATCTAGTTCAAGTGAAGCTTCAGAAGGTTCATCAGTAAATGTTAACTCTCATTTACAAGCAATCGCGCAACGTGAATCAGGCGGCGACCTTAAAGCTGTTAACCCATCATCAGGTGCAGCAGGTAAATATCAATTCTTACAAAGCACATGGGATTCAGTAGCACCATCTGAATATCAAGGTGTATCACCAACAGAAGCACCTGAAGCAGTACAAGACGCAGCAGCTGTTAAACTTTACAACACAGCAGGCGCTTCACAATGGGTTACTGCATAA
- a CDS encoding transglycosylase family protein, with protein sequence MKKTVIASTLAVGLGVTGIAAGNSADASEQGVDKAQLAQQAQSNPESLNAAPIQDGAYNINFNYNNTDYSFQSDGENFSWSYGEGSGEGSNASSEQATDNSSQQTAEQPQQVEQPQQTEQASTEQPAQEAAPQTEATQQPQQEATTQSASSSNESSSNESSSSEASESSSSGVNAHLQQIAQRESGGDIHATNPSSGASGKFQFLQSTWDSVAPAEYQGQPAASAPESVQDAAAQKLYDTEGASQWVTA encoded by the coding sequence ATGAAAAAAACAGTAATTGCATCAACATTAGCAGTAGGACTTGGCGTAACAGGAATAGCAGCAGGAAATTCAGCAGACGCTTCAGAACAAGGCGTTGACAAAGCACAATTAGCACAACAAGCGCAATCAAATCCAGAATCATTAAACGCGGCGCCTATTCAAGATGGTGCTTATAATATCAACTTTAACTATAATAATACAGATTATAGTTTCCAATCAGATGGTGAAAACTTTAGCTGGAGCTATGGTGAAGGTTCAGGCGAAGGATCTAATGCTTCATCAGAACAAGCTACAGACAATAGTTCACAACAAACTGCTGAGCAACCACAACAAGTAGAACAACCACAACAAACTGAGCAAGCTTCAACTGAACAACCAGCACAAGAAGCTGCACCACAAACTGAAGCAACACAACAACCACAACAAGAGGCAACAACACAATCTGCATCAAGCTCAAATGAATCTAGTTCAAACGAATCAAGTTCAAGTGAAGCTTCAGAAAGTTCATCATCAGGTGTTAATGCGCACTTACAACAAATCGCGCAACGTGAATCAGGTGGCGACATCCATGCTACAAATCCATCATCAGGTGCTTCTGGTAAGTTCCAATTCTTACAAAGTACATGGGATTCAGTAGCTCCAGCTGAGTATCAAGGTCAACCAGCTGCTTCAGCACCAGAATCAGTACAAGATGCTGCAGCGCAAAAACTTTATGATACAGAAGGCGCTTCACAATGGGTTACTGCATAA
- a CDS encoding dihydrofolate reductase family protein, with product MRKLIVFLHSTLDGFVEGPKGAMDIGWVAYNEELEKFADDVLSNTDTIVWGRKTYEMMYDDYWPTVPSDENANEHELNHAQWIENVEKVVFSKALNHVEWSNSKLVKDHVEEEINKLKQQEGGDIVVLGSPRFAHYLMQLNLVDEYKITISPTLIGKGLPLFQNIHDKVDLKLIKSETFESGALGLNYQVLN from the coding sequence ATGAGAAAACTTATAGTATTTTTGCATAGTACGCTAGATGGTTTTGTAGAGGGTCCTAAAGGTGCAATGGACATCGGTTGGGTTGCCTATAATGAAGAATTGGAAAAATTTGCGGATGATGTACTGAGTAATACAGATACGATTGTTTGGGGACGTAAGACATATGAAATGATGTATGATGATTACTGGCCGACGGTACCATCTGATGAAAATGCAAATGAGCACGAATTGAATCATGCTCAATGGATTGAAAATGTTGAAAAAGTTGTATTTTCAAAAGCATTGAATCATGTAGAATGGAGTAACTCAAAATTGGTGAAAGATCATGTTGAAGAAGAAATTAATAAATTAAAACAGCAAGAAGGCGGAGATATTGTCGTGTTAGGCAGTCCAAGATTTGCACATTATTTAATGCAACTTAATTTAGTGGATGAATATAAAATAACAATATCGCCTACTTTAATAGGTAAAGGATTACCGTTATTTCAAAATATTCATGATAAAGTTGATCTCAAACTAATAAAGAGCGAGACATTTGAATCCGGTGCGTTAGGATTAAATTATCAAGTTTTAAATTAA
- a CDS encoding VOC family protein → MMRNQKIVPHLWFDTKAEQAIDFYKNVFPETEIIKKVTLQDTPSGDAQQLIFNIFNFRFMAINAGPYFVKNPSISFTVLFKKSEIELLETVYNKLVENGKAIMPLNQYDFSERYGWVQDQYDVSWQLLVTNDPITHRIEPTLLFMNENVGRAEEAIHFYNKVFKNSEPGDKFYYPEGLEPNKTSQLAHARFKIENQWFTCMDSAYDYGYQFNEGISLMVTLEDQGEIDDYWEKLSTIPEAEQCGWLKDPFGVSWQIVPEHVDEMMAHDSPEQLKRVTEAFLKMKKFDIATLEKAYHGE, encoded by the coding sequence ATGATGCGTAATCAAAAAATTGTGCCACATTTATGGTTTGATACTAAAGCTGAACAAGCTATCGATTTTTATAAAAATGTTTTCCCAGAAACAGAAATTATTAAAAAAGTCACATTACAAGATACACCTTCCGGAGATGCACAACAATTAATTTTTAATATCTTTAATTTTCGTTTTATGGCTATCAACGCTGGCCCTTATTTCGTAAAAAACCCTTCCATTTCATTCACTGTTCTCTTTAAAAAATCTGAAATTGAATTATTAGAAACGGTCTATAATAAATTAGTTGAAAATGGAAAAGCAATCATGCCATTAAATCAATATGATTTTAGCGAAAGGTACGGATGGGTACAAGATCAGTACGATGTATCTTGGCAATTATTAGTCACTAATGATCCTATTACACATCGCATAGAACCCACACTATTGTTTATGAATGAAAATGTCGGACGTGCCGAAGAAGCCATCCATTTCTATAACAAGGTATTTAAAAATAGTGAACCAGGCGATAAATTCTATTATCCTGAGGGTCTTGAACCAAATAAAACTTCTCAGTTGGCGCATGCACGTTTTAAAATTGAAAATCAATGGTTCACATGCATGGATAGTGCTTATGATTATGGCTATCAGTTTAATGAAGGCATTTCACTTATGGTTACCTTAGAGGATCAAGGTGAAATTGATGACTATTGGGAGAAATTATCCACTATCCCTGAAGCAGAACAATGTGGCTGGTTAAAAGATCCATTTGGCGTATCTTGGCAAATTGTCCCTGAACATGTGGATGAAATGATGGCACATGATTCTCCTGAACAACTTAAACGTGTCACAGAAGCTTTTCTGAAAATGAAAAAATTCGACATCGCTACTTTAGAAAAAGCATATCACGGTGAGTAA
- a CDS encoding MurR/RpiR family transcriptional regulator: MDVYGLGISYSLAQQSTFKFQSIGIESNSFDGINEHYISNLKNTDKKIAILISITGQNPTIIEIAKYLKARGIYTIAISSSINTELGQVCDQIFKFSDDKLILSMEVLPIIISVQYVIDILFSILLTHKYDQNIETSLNVIKNPFA; the protein is encoded by the coding sequence ATTGACGTATATGGTTTGGGCATTAGTTACAGTTTGGCACAACAATCAACTTTTAAATTTCAATCTATTGGTATCGAAAGTAATAGTTTCGATGGTATAAATGAACATTATATTTCTAATTTAAAAAATACGGATAAGAAAATAGCGATTTTGATATCAATTACTGGGCAAAATCCTACAATTATTGAAATAGCAAAGTATTTAAAAGCACGTGGTATATATACGATAGCTATTTCATCATCGATAAATACAGAATTAGGTCAAGTTTGTGACCAAATATTTAAATTTAGTGATGATAAATTGATTTTGAGTATGGAAGTATTACCAATTATTATTTCTGTACAATATGTCATAGATATTTTATTTTCAATATTATTAACACATAAATATGATCAAAACATTGAAACATCTTTAAATGTGATTAAAAATCCATTTGCATAA
- a CDS encoding glycoside hydrolase family 1 protein: MLNQTSSAFPNDFLWGGGLAANQVEGAARIDGKGLSTADALSQGVFNPPVYDPPEQYMKKDAIDFYHKYKEDIKLFAELGFKVLRISISWPRIFPNGDELEPNEKGLAFYDHVIDELKKYNSEPLITLSHYEMPLYLVEKFNGWESRNVITYFEHFAETVFRRYKNKVKYWITFNEINMILHAPFNGGGIQGDLNEIDKSTLYQAIHHQFVASASVVKIGHEINSDFQIGCMIAGTPTYPLTSNPDDVIAAMNKDREIYFFADVHVRGYYPSYMDRYFKENHIDIHITEEDRNILKNTVDFISFSYYMSNCATVNPGDIEQSKGNIMNIIKNPYLSESEWGWPVDPQGLRYILNQFYDRYQLPLFIVENGLGAKDRLVKSEDGNYTVIDDYRIDYLNNHLIEVEKALKDGVDIIGYTAWGPIDIVSNSTGEFRKRYGFIYVNRYDNFEGTFERYRKKSFYWYQNVIKTNGNSLISK; the protein is encoded by the coding sequence TTGTTAAATCAAACATCAAGTGCATTTCCAAATGATTTTTTATGGGGTGGAGGATTGGCGGCAAATCAAGTTGAAGGTGCTGCCAGAATAGATGGGAAAGGTCTTTCTACAGCAGATGCATTGTCACAAGGTGTATTTAACCCGCCTGTTTATGACCCACCAGAGCAATATATGAAGAAAGATGCGATAGATTTTTATCATAAATATAAAGAAGACATTAAATTATTTGCTGAACTAGGGTTTAAAGTATTGAGAATTTCTATATCTTGGCCACGTATTTTTCCTAATGGTGACGAGCTGGAACCTAATGAAAAAGGGTTGGCATTTTATGATCATGTCATTGATGAACTGAAAAAATATAATAGTGAACCACTCATTACATTATCTCATTATGAAATGCCTTTATACTTAGTAGAAAAATTTAATGGCTGGGAAAGCAGAAATGTAATTACTTACTTTGAACATTTTGCAGAAACCGTTTTTAGACGATATAAAAACAAAGTGAAATATTGGATTACTTTTAACGAGATAAATATGATTTTGCACGCACCTTTTAATGGCGGTGGAATACAGGGTGATCTTAATGAAATAGATAAAAGCACGCTATATCAAGCCATTCATCATCAATTTGTTGCCAGTGCTTCAGTGGTTAAAATAGGACATGAAATTAATTCAGATTTTCAAATTGGCTGTATGATAGCCGGCACGCCCACATATCCATTAACATCCAATCCGGACGATGTTATCGCTGCGATGAATAAAGATAGAGAAATCTATTTCTTTGCAGATGTGCATGTACGCGGTTATTATCCGAGTTATATGGATAGATATTTTAAAGAAAATCATATTGATATTCATATTACAGAAGAGGATAGAAATATTTTAAAAAACACAGTGGATTTTATATCTTTTAGTTATTATATGAGTAACTGTGCCACTGTGAATCCAGGTGATATTGAACAGTCTAAAGGCAATATCATGAATATCATTAAAAATCCTTACTTATCTGAATCTGAATGGGGATGGCCTGTTGATCCCCAAGGCTTAAGGTATATTTTAAATCAATTTTATGATCGTTACCAATTACCACTTTTTATTGTAGAAAATGGTTTAGGTGCTAAAGATCGATTGGTGAAAAGTGAAGATGGAAATTATACAGTGATAGATGATTATAGAATCGACTATTTAAATAATCATTTAATTGAAGTTGAAAAAGCGCTTAAAGATGGGGTAGATATCATAGGTTATACAGCGTGGGGACCCATTGATATAGTCAGTAACTCTACTGGTGAGTTTAGAAAACGATACGGTTTTATTTATGTGAATCGTTATGATAATTTCGAGGGCACTTTCGAGAGGTATAGAAAGAAAAGTTTTTACTGGTATCAAAATGTGATTAAAACAAACGGCAATAGCTTAATAAGCAAATAA
- a CDS encoding arginase family protein: protein MGAHLLNWLIPNDSNQEAFEIKVEEPDEDALELENGVYGQSQIINNVKQAQDILNQEQPDKVVTLGGNCMVSQAPFDYLNQKYGDELGIVWIDTHPDISYPKDITNEHAMVVANLLGEGDSELSKLVKAPLKTNQFLHVGLQELLDFEAENLEKLNFDYKVQGTESYNYEEIQQWIKENNFSKIAIHFDIDVLDPNEFRATYFAEPHIESFPAAAGQMSLSHLNDILKGISENNDIVGFTVAEYMPWDEINLKNTLKDLNIFH from the coding sequence ATGGGGGCACACTTATTAAACTGGTTAATTCCTAATGATTCTAACCAAGAAGCTTTTGAGATTAAAGTCGAAGAACCAGATGAAGACGCATTAGAATTAGAAAATGGTGTATACGGGCAGTCTCAAATAATAAATAATGTAAAGCAAGCACAAGATATTTTAAATCAAGAACAACCAGATAAAGTAGTTACTTTAGGCGGCAATTGTATGGTCTCACAAGCACCTTTTGATTATTTAAATCAAAAATATGGTGATGAACTCGGTATTGTTTGGATTGATACACATCCAGATATTTCATATCCTAAAGACATTACAAATGAACACGCCATGGTTGTAGCTAATTTACTTGGTGAAGGCGATAGTGAATTGTCGAAATTGGTTAAAGCACCATTAAAAACTAATCAATTTTTACACGTAGGTTTACAAGAATTATTAGATTTTGAAGCGGAAAATCTAGAAAAATTAAATTTTGATTATAAAGTACAAGGCACAGAAAGTTATAATTATGAAGAAATACAACAATGGATTAAGGAAAATAACTTTTCGAAAATAGCCATCCATTTTGATATTGATGTCTTGGATCCAAATGAGTTTCGTGCCACTTACTTTGCGGAACCTCATATTGAATCGTTCCCAGCAGCAGCTGGACAAATGTCCTTGTCGCATTTAAATGACATACTAAAAGGCATTTCAGAAAATAATGATATTGTAGGCTTTACTGTAGCAGAGTACATGCCATGGGATGAAATCAATCTGAAAAATACATTGAAAGATTTGAATATATTCCATTAA
- a CDS encoding rhodanese-related sulfurtransferase, whose translation MDYRVLLYYKYTTIDDPELFATEHLAFCKDLELKGRILVSTEGINGTVSGTVEATDKYMEALKNDARFQGITFKVDEAEGHAFKKMHVRPRQEIVALDLEDDVNPRELTGNYLSPKEFREALLSDDTVVIDARNDYEYDLGHFRGAVRPDITRFRDLPDWIKENKEQFMDKKIVTYCTGGIRCEKFSGYLLKEGFEDVSQLEGGIATYGKDPETKGEFWDGKMYVFDERISVEVNHVDKTVVGKEWFDGTPCERYINCSNPECNKQILVSEENEARYLGACSHECAKHENNRYVKKHNISDEEKAKRLENFKELVK comes from the coding sequence ATGGATTATAGAGTATTATTATATTACAAATATACAACAATCGATGACCCTGAATTATTTGCAACTGAGCATTTAGCATTTTGTAAAGACTTAGAACTTAAAGGTCGTATTCTCGTATCTACTGAAGGTATTAATGGGACAGTTTCTGGTACAGTCGAAGCTACCGATAAATATATGGAAGCATTAAAAAACGATGCTAGATTCCAAGGGATTACTTTTAAAGTGGATGAAGCCGAAGGACACGCTTTCAAAAAAATGCATGTTCGCCCTAGACAAGAAATCGTTGCTCTAGACCTTGAAGATGATGTAAACCCTAGAGAACTTACGGGTAACTATTTGTCACCAAAAGAATTTAGAGAAGCATTATTATCAGATGATACTGTTGTGATTGATGCTAGAAACGATTATGAATACGATTTAGGCCACTTCCGTGGTGCAGTTCGTCCTGATATCACAAGATTCAGAGATTTACCTGACTGGATTAAAGAAAATAAAGAGCAATTTATGGATAAAAAAATTGTAACGTATTGTACTGGTGGTATTCGTTGTGAAAAATTCTCTGGTTACTTACTAAAAGAAGGCTTTGAAGATGTGAGTCAACTTGAAGGCGGCATTGCTACTTACGGTAAAGACCCCGAAACAAAAGGTGAATTCTGGGACGGAAAAATGTACGTATTCGATGAACGTATCAGTGTAGAAGTGAATCATGTAGATAAAACTGTAGTAGGAAAAGAATGGTTCGATGGTACGCCTTGTGAACGTTATATCAATTGTAGTAACCCTGAATGTAACAAACAAATCCTTGTATCAGAAGAAAACGAAGCGCGTTATTTAGGCGCTTGCTCACATGAGTGTGCAAAACACGAAAATAACCGTTATGTAAAAAAACATAACATTAGCGATGAAGAAAAAGCGAAACGCTTAGAAAATTTTAAAGAATTAGTTAAATAA
- a CDS encoding peptide-methionine (S)-S-oxide reductase, translating to METVYLAGGCLWGVQAFVKTLPGVINTEGGRANGITDTLHGEYDGYVEVIKTEFDPQKVSVTDLMGYLFEIIDPYSVNKQGQDVGLRYRTGLYSEDEKHLKEAQQFIDGIEDHHLIATEVLPLTNYVRSAEENQDRLSRFPDDYCHLPKELVYKYK from the coding sequence ATGGAAACAGTATATTTAGCAGGTGGATGTTTATGGGGCGTACAAGCATTTGTAAAAACGTTACCCGGCGTTATCAATACTGAAGGTGGAAGAGCTAACGGTATTACGGATACGTTACACGGTGAATATGATGGTTACGTGGAAGTAATTAAAACAGAATTCGACCCACAAAAAGTATCAGTAACAGATTTGATGGGTTATTTATTTGAAATTATTGACCCATATAGTGTGAATAAACAAGGTCAAGATGTAGGCTTAAGATATAGAACTGGATTATACAGTGAAGATGAGAAACATTTAAAAGAGGCTCAACAATTCATAGATGGCATTGAGGACCATCACCTTATTGCTACTGAAGTATTACCACTAACGAATTATGTAAGAAGTGCAGAAGAAAACCAGGATCGCTTATCAAGATTTCCAGATGATTATTGTCACTTACCTAAAGAACTTGTTTATAAGTATAAATAA
- a CDS encoding beta-class phenol-soluble modulin, whose protein sequence is MTGIVEAIGNAVNVGLAHDWATMGVSIADVLAKGVDSVLGFFK, encoded by the coding sequence ATGACAGGAATCGTAGAAGCAATTGGTAATGCAGTAAACGTAGGATTAGCACACGACTGGGCAACAATGGGCGTTAGTATCGCAGATGTTTTAGCTAAAGGTGTAGACTCTGTTTTAGGTTTCTTTAAATAA
- the isaB gene encoding immunodominant staphylococcal antigen IsaB family protein, which translates to MNQLVKVTLATGLALSAMVATTSSMTSNSTFIAHGSENIDYQVNGYTTDANDFILEPSFIEAVKNNNFVINGYNITGNEQQESSMIDIYDQIIAKTGEQTASMVDFEVKKGAVSKEALIEQYGQPIEKPFESAQGFDYRYHIGDNIVQYIVEDGYVKDVQINAENE; encoded by the coding sequence ATGAATCAATTGGTTAAGGTAACATTAGCAACTGGATTAGCACTGAGCGCAATGGTTGCCACAACGAGTAGCATGACATCAAACTCAACTTTTATTGCACATGGATCAGAAAATATTGATTATCAAGTAAATGGTTATACTACTGACGCAAATGACTTTATATTGGAGCCATCATTTATTGAAGCCGTAAAAAATAATAACTTCGTGATTAACGGTTATAATATTACTGGAAACGAACAACAAGAGAGTTCGATGATTGATATATATGATCAAATCATTGCAAAGACAGGGGAGCAAACAGCTTCAATGGTAGATTTTGAAGTGAAGAAGGGTGCAGTATCGAAGGAAGCTTTAATTGAGCAATATGGTCAACCTATTGAAAAGCCATTTGAAAGTGCTCAAGGATTTGATTATAGATATCATATTGGAGATAACATAGTTCAATATATTGTTGAAGATGGTTATGTGAAAGATGTACAAATTAATGCAGAAAATGAATAA
- a CDS encoding TetR/AcrR family transcriptional regulator, producing the protein MNEEMMTDSRILKTKRNTRKALITLLKHKKYDDISVKDICEVAGISRGTFYLHYKDKFDLVEQYQFEITKEGSKRVQSLLQSERHLLYYHIINFWNNEAELLLLLISNNGSPDVQNQLKKTLQYNAEKNVFPYTKKSHFSEKERHYFVVFLSNAIFGIIQEWVNNGQQETPEELSTIIHKIIPDSLLG; encoded by the coding sequence TTGAATGAAGAAATGATGACAGATTCGCGTATATTAAAAACAAAAAGAAATACCAGAAAGGCATTAATAACGCTGTTGAAGCATAAAAAGTATGATGATATTTCAGTTAAAGATATATGTGAAGTAGCTGGCATTAGTCGAGGCACTTTCTATTTACATTACAAAGACAAGTTTGATTTAGTGGAACAATATCAATTTGAAATTACAAAAGAAGGCAGCAAAAGAGTTCAAAGTTTATTACAAAGTGAACGTCATTTGTTGTATTATCATATAATTAACTTTTGGAATAATGAAGCCGAGCTTTTATTGTTGCTCATTTCGAATAATGGATCACCTGACGTTCAAAATCAACTAAAAAAAACATTACAATATAATGCGGAAAAGAATGTTTTCCCATACACAAAAAAATCCCATTTTAGTGAAAAAGAACGACACTATTTTGTAGTTTTCTTGAGTAATGCTATATTTGGTATTATTCAAGAATGGGTCAATAATGGTCAACAAGAAACCCCAGAAGAACTATCTACCATTATCCATAAAATTATACCTGATTCTTTATTAGGTTAA